In Diadema setosum chromosome 19, eeDiaSeto1, whole genome shotgun sequence, a genomic segment contains:
- the LOC140242425 gene encoding uncharacterized protein: protein MSSSHGPETCEICGQEGFVGEAEVRTHMLLDHEENGGSCPLCDLGQVTVEELALHINTAHRSILSPYVSKESQNRGAMQTSQRCISDAPFASSDTVVVVGEEVCEGDSLIYIEDYFGESESVKHQNGNLSELGTANRTSMDCIDSVEDADVAAENGSASEVGKVASSEEGSVDVHESAGVSEASGDLFDETRSQEDSCKESAQEPKCRLVDEAREDLQERKVIRLEAGRAAPQQGDGFKECQSSKERSASQEGKQTDRKRGRKEPDVRPKDTQRPPPERRSSQQSVDTNNSLRSESGSVRSETSSPFKKLLRTLTGSAPEEEEKETKREESGIWVERLTNDSEPDIIGDDADVMIEDALAADEVEFDDIPSTSGINPSATSTPSKSHPLPQKTKGSPKKPTLLSLSMSAKNVDSPILCPLCGLGSYDPNFLSTHINNEHPEGAVGGATESVKGPGSGGADRGEEISCPVCGLSGLGPQEMNAHVERHFTDQLTDGGKEVGSRQGHSRDRISEMEKADRQLAQQLLQEERKEQRAREEEEFRKLQEKYGTDGRGSFRGQSERNTSRQVWQGQLTPFEYHAQRAELAESMATGIDSGQTRTTGIVPKLMEYYNSKVHGVSFARLSLNLDHFSSAAGDVGWGCGYRNIQMLLSAMVEDPQFRQVVFNGRKDIPSIPRIQLLIEDAWSKGFDVQGRGQLQGKVHNTRKWIGATEVVAMLSALRIRCKLYDFHAPSGPNGTHPRLFAWIRDYFGRPPLLSMDGSGRSNKLPLYLQHEGHSRTVVGCDIMKDKSTRLLIFDPSMELSNAKALRRGEITGHTLKPVRKTLGQMKAKQYQVVSIEGLMTKDQEYERSKLLSSHRIP from the exons ATGAGCTCAAGCCATGGACCAGAGACATGTGAGATATGCGGCCAGGAAGGTTTTGTAGGCGAGGCTGAGGTAAGAACTCACATGCTGCTGGACCATGAGGAGAATGGCGGCTCCTGCCCTCTCTGCGACCTCGGCCAGGTGACAGTGGAGGAGTTGGCTCTTCATATAAATACTGCCCACAGGAGTATCCTCAGTCCTTATGTTTCAAAGGAGTCACAAAATCGCGGTGCCATGCAGACTAGTCAGCGTTGCATAAGTGATGCTCCCTTTGCCTCTAGTGATACAGTGGTAGTAGTGGGGGAAGAGGTGTGTGAGGGAGACTCTCTGATCTATATCGAGGACTACTTTGGGGAGTCAGAGTCGGTGAAGCATCAGAACGGAAATCTGTCGGAGTTGGGAACAGCCAACAGGACTAGTATGGACTGTATTGATAGTGTTGAAGATGCTGACGTGGCTGCTGAAAATGGTAGTGCGAGTGAAGTGGGCAAAGTCGCATCTTCTGAAGAGGGCAGTGTTGATGTTCACGAATCTGCGGGAGTGAGCGAGGCTTCAGGTGATCTCTTTGATGAGACAAGATCACAGGAGGACTCCTGTAAGGAGAGTGCACAGGAACCCAAATGTCGTCTGGTGGATGAAGCCAGGGAGGACCTGCAGGAGAGGAAGGTGATAAGGCTGGAGGCGGGAAGGGCAGCTCCTCAACAGGGTGATGGCTTCAAGGAGTGCCAGAGTTCAAAGGAGAGGAGCGCCTCCCAGGAGGGGAAGCAGACTGACAGGAAGCGGGGAAGGAAGGAGCCGGATGTCCGCCCCAAGGACACCCAAAGACCTCCTCCTGAGCGGCGGAGCAGCCAACAGTCGGTGGATACGAACAACTCGTTGAGGAGCGAGAGTGGGAGTGTCAGGAGTGAAACCAGCAGCCCATTCAAGAAGCTGCTGAGAACATTAACAGGAAGTGCTCccgaggaggaggagaaagaaacCAAGCGAGAAGAGAGCGGGATATGGGTTGAGCGTCTCACGAATGACTCAGAACCTGACATTATTGGGGATGATGCGGACGTGATGATTGAAGATGCCCTAGCAGCTGATGAGGTTGAATTTGATGACATTCCCAGCACCAGTGGCATAAATCCCTCTGCCACGTCCACCCCTTCCAAGTCACATCCACTGCCACAAAAGACAAAAGGCAGCCCTAAGAAGCCAACGTTACTCAGCCTGAGCATGAGTGCAAAGAATGTGGACAGCCCAATTCTCTGTCCGCTGTGTGGTCTTGGGAGCTACGATCCCAATTTTCTGAGTACGCACATCAACAATGAGCATCCAGAGGGGGCAGTGGGTGGGGCTACTGAGTCTGTGAAGGGACCTGGAAGTGGTGGAGCCGATAGAGGGGAGGAGATTAGCTGCCCTGTGTGTGGACTCTCCGGGCTGGGTCCTCAAGAAATGAATGCCCACGTGGAGAGGCATTTCACCGACCAGCTGACAGACGGGGGAAAGGAAGTAGGAAGCCGACAAGGACATAGTCGTGACAGGATCAGTGAGATGGAGAAGGCTGACCGGCAGCTGGCTCAGCAGTTACTACAAGAGGAGAGGAAAGAACAGAGGGCGAGAGAGGAAGAGGAATTCAGAAAGCTGCAG GAGAAGTATGGAACTGATGGAAGGGGTAGTTTCAGAGGTCAGTCAGAAAGAAATACATCACGCCAAGTGTGGCAGGGTCAGCTGACACCGTTTGAGTACCACGCCCAGAGGGCTGAGCTGGCAGAGTCCATGGCAACCGGGATTGACAGTGGACAAACTCGGACGACGG GTATCGTTCCTAAATTGATGGAGTATTATAACAGCAAGGTACACGGAGTCTCATTTGCGCGCTTGTCTCTCAACCTGGACCACTTCTCCTCAGCAGCAGGTGATGTTGGTTGGGGATGTGGATACCGCAACATCCAGATGCTGCTATCTGCCATGGTAGAGGACCCACAGTTCAGACAAGTTGTATTTAATG GGAGAAAGGATATTCCATCCATACCGCGGATTCAACTCCTGATCGAGGATGCGTGGAGCAAGGGGTTTGATGTCCAGGGACGGGGTCAGCTGCAGGGCAAAGTTCATAACACCAGGAAGTGGATAGGAGCGACGGAGGTTGTGGCGATGCTCTCAGCACTTCGAATCAG GTGCAAGCTGTACGACTTCCACGCCCCCAGTGGCCCGAATGGTACCCATCCACGTCTCTTTGCATGGATCAGGGACTACTTTGGCAGGCCACCACTGCTCAGCATGGATGGCTCTGGGAGATCCAATAAGTTACCACTCTACCTCCAGCATGAAG GTCACAGCAGAACGGTGGTGGGTTGTGACATCATGAAGGATAAGTCCACCAGACTGCTCATCTTCGATCCCAGCATGGAGCTATCCAATGCCAAAGCTCTCAG ACGGGGTGAGATAACTGGTCACACCCTGAAGCCAGTGAGGAAGACCCTCGGTCAAATGAAGGCCAAACAGTACCAAGTGGTCAGCATTGAAGGGCTGATGACCAAGGATCAAGAGTATGAG AGGAGCAAACTGCTATCATCACACCGGATCCCTTGA